A region of the Pelecanus crispus isolate bPelCri1 chromosome 1, bPelCri1.pri, whole genome shotgun sequence genome:
tgctgtttgAGAGGGAGCGGTTTGCAGGCTTAGCCCCATCTCCGCGCTCTCAAACAGGCATGGAGGGGGCCAGAGGAAATCTTTCCAGCCTTCCCGGCCTATGTAAAGGGAGTCCCTACGTGCTGCGTGAAAGAAAACCAACACCGATGCCATAAACATGCATATTCACAGAGAAATGAGAGCCCCAGCGTGTGGGTGCTGCTGTCTGAAGCAAGCAGTAGGCTGCTGTAAACCCTGTTCTCACCAGAAATAAATGTCTCAGTGGTAGTCAAATGGGGTCCAAGCCCCTGGATTATGTCCGTGCCGGATTCACGTGTTTCTTTCGCGTGTGAAGTCAACATAAGATGCAAAAGGTTGAAGCACAGAGGTAGACGTTTTCAGCCTGGAGACAGTGGCTCCTAGGCTTGAAATGACCAGCCGGCCGGCGTGCTCCCAGAGCTTCCCCAGCCGGCACGCGAAGACccgctgcagctctgctgcggAAAAACAGAGGTGGCAGCTTTGCAAGACCTAGCGAAACCAAAGCGTGCTTCCTTGTGTCCTGCCCGCACCCCGAAGGCACGTCTCTGCTGGTCAGACCCCTCTCACATCTCCTCGTCGCGGTCAGCAGGAGTTCTTAAAGGAGGGGACAAAATCCACGGGTCCCTGTTtaggggggaaaggaaaaactgacCCTTTACGGTCACAAAGCAAGACGATgtcccggcggggagcgggaggggacGAGTGGGACCCTCCCAACAGCGCGGAGGGGCAGAAGCACTAGAAGAAGACTCGCCGTGAAGGGCAGGTGCGTTTTCGGGGGACAAGCGGCAGCCGGAGGCTCCTGCAGGTAGTCGGGTTTGCGCGGAGCTGCCGCTGATGCGTTTGTCGGcgggaaagggaggaggagagggggagtCCGACGGGGGAGCCCGCGTCCCCTTCCCCTGCTCGGCCACGGCGGCGGGAACCTGAGCAGAAACGCAGAGAGGCTCTGCggggagcggagccggaggcggcggGACCCCCtccgggggcggcggccggcggcggggggtcgggggctcagccctgggcGGTGACCGCCAAGGCGTTCACGTAGCCGTGGGGGCCCACGTCGGCGTCGGAGAGCCCGTGGGccagcggggcggcggcggcggcaccgggggccgcggggccgtacttggcgggcggcggggcggcggcggggcggaggaGGCAGCAGGTCTCCAGCGCCTCCAGGCCGCGGCAGGCGAGGAAGAAGAGGTTCTTCAGCATGAAGAGGGAGAGCGGCTGCTGGTAGcgcaggagcaggaggcagcggAGCGCCAGGAGCGGGGCGTCCAGcagcccggcgggcagcaggaggtggagggcgaggcgggcggcgccgggggggcgggcggcgctgaGCTCGTAGAGCCAGAGCACCGGCGAGGCCAGGCAGAGGAAGTAGACGGCGATGAGGAGGTAGcgcagcggggcgggcagcggcaccggccgcccgggctgcagcaccagctccagcaAGGAGAAGCTGTCGAGCAGGTCGAGGCAGGTGGCgaggaaggcggcggcggcgcggtgctgcggcggcggctgcggcggcagGAGCAGCTGCCCGGCGCCCTCGGTGCCGATGGCCCGCAGCAGGCAGTACAGCAGCGGGGCGGAGAGCGCCAGGGTGATGCGGAAGCCGGTGGTGCCCAGCGGCAGGCGCAGCTCGATCAGCTCCAGGATGGAGGTGCCCAGGATCAGCGCCGCCTTGGGCGTGAAGGCGATGGAGTAGATGAGCCAGGCGAGGTGCGCGTAGGCGAAGTCgccgccgcgggcgggggccccgaccccgcggcccccggccccgcggccgccgggggggccgtgcagcagcagcgggtgcggcggcggcggcccggggggcggcgggggccgctcCCGCCGGCGCGCCCGGCTGTTGCGGCAGAAGAAGATGCCCCAGCCGGCCGCCAGCACCAGGTCGGTGGCGATCCAGCTGCACCAGTACAGGTCGGTGACGGCGATCAGGTAGAGGTCCAGCAGCgcgccctgccccagcagcagcaccagggacaGCGCCTGGAAGCcccagcgccgcccgcccgccgccccgccgggccccagCAGCgcccccgccaccgccccgccgcccgccgccccgccgcccgccgccgccgccccgtaCAGCTCCGCCGCCGTCATGCCGCGGCccgggctcccgccgccgccgccgccgctgctgctgccgccgctgctgctgctgctgctgctggggagcggcgaggcggcggcgggcagcggggcggcgggcggcggcaccAGGGGCTTGCTGATGCTGatgctgtcctcctcctcttcctcctcttcctcctcctcctcctcctcctcggtgctgctgcgggggctgcgggggcggcgggcccgcGCCGAGCCCGAGCTCGACCCCGagccccgccggctgccgccgctgctggaGCCCCCCGGGAAGAGGGGCTGCCGGTCGGCGGCgtgcggcagcggcggcggcggcggcggcggcggctggaaGGAgcccgaggaggaggagaccGAGCGCTGGTTGGAGGCAGCGCGGTGCATGGTCCTCCCCGGCCCCCGAGCCGGCGCGCCGGGCCCGacggccgcgccgcggcccccggcccgcccccggcccgccccccgcgccccgcgccgccgcaccggcagcggcagcggtgCGGAGAGCCCGagcggcgggagccggcggggcgcggcgggggaggccgggggcggCGCCGagccgcagccgcagcagctgccggagccggggcgggcggctccgctccgctccgctggCGGCGGTGGgtgggctggcggcgggggagcggagAGCGGCTGtgcggccgggggcggggaggaggggggccagaaggggagggggaggaaggcgcccccctccccgcggctgCCATAGAGGCGGATCTCGGGGACCGTGGCCCggctgcctcctgcccccccagacccccgtGAATGGAggcagccgggccggggcgAGTCACCCGTGGACGTGCCACAGCCCCCCGGCACCCGCTCCAGAAAATCAAAGTACTCCAGTCTCCCCCAGGCTCTCTAGGCTGACCGAGACGAGGGCCAGCGGCCTTGCACAGAGCCTACGGCGAAGCGCTCGCTTGTGGCTCCGCATCTGTGGCGCTGGACATTTGGCTGCCCATCCTGGACATTTGGCTGTTGTGAGTAACTGTACATCAAAGTCAGTGGCTTTTACCCCGCCGATTTCCTGAGCTGAGCCGAGCCACATACTGAGGGCTCTGCCCAGCTTGCCGTGATGGGACAGTGGCTTTAAATTGAAGTGAATAGTCCTACTGTTGCTACTTCTACTGAAAACACTGGTCAGGGCCTTTATTGACCCGCTAATAATGGCGTCGAACTGAGCGTGGCTGGCGGGACCTGTCACAGCACCAGCACTAATGACTTGGCACATCATGCTTCAAAGTGGCTTGGTGCTCGGCATCACCGGTCCGTCATTCCCACCCGCACCCACCGACGATgagccagctgctgcctgtcaATGATGTGAAGCATACTGAATGAGCTGTACCCACAAATGTCTGTGTTAACTACCCTTCGTGCTAGAGGTCCAAAATAGCTTGACTTTGGAGGGTGTTGCTAATCCACACATGAGGTTGAGCGAAACCCAGATGCTTAGTACTGGGAAAGGACATCCAGGACAGCAGCGACAGCCGCCTAATACATGTTGGTGTGGGCTCCCTGAGGAGCCCTGCTCCAGTAAATGTCACTGGCTGCTCTTGACAACAAGGAGAAATTGATCTGGGGTACTGGGAGAATTCTTGCTTAAAcctgaaacaaagaaataattgagaaagggaaggggagaactTGAGGTGGGTTGCCACGAAGATTTCGTTAGGTGCACAGCAATaatcaagaggaaaagcaggggaagaagaaTCACAGCAAAAGCCTTACTGTCAGTGGAGACTGGAGTGAGGGGGCACGGGTAAGTTAGTTTTGTAAAAGTATGGTCAAAatgcgggggggtgggggggagataACTGGAGGCTTTGCAGGCTTTAATGTAGTTACTTGGGCAGCACCGTACTGAAGTGGTACAACCTCTAAACTGGGATAGCAACCCGCAGGCATTCCCATGGTCTCCCATGCTGGTTTCTATCCTGCTTTAAAGtccatgctgctgcagctctgctgctgttacCTGCATGGCTGGGTCACAGCTAGGAGGGGCGGGACACACCTAATTTCTGCTACGCTCACATTGTGTTTTCAGTGCTAGGACGCACTTGCCAAGATTCAACCTCGCGTCAGCGCTACTTGCGTTCATTGCCTGCCTCTAACTCACTTTGTCATGGTACGTAGCATCAGGTGAGACTGAACACGCATGCGCTTTCTTGCTGTCTAAGGGCCCTTTCTCCCTAATTCCACATTTGaattagcaaataaaaatacttcattttaagAAGGTCAGTAATTACGGCATATCAGAAGAAACGTGTGTTCAAAAGAACAGTCCAGCCTGGAGGGCGGTGGATGGGCTGGTGTAGCCTAGCCTGGTGCCAGGATGGAGGACACGAGGCTTCACCCCAGGGCAAAGCAGGCAGGTCACCTATGCAGGTGCTCACAGAGGGACCAGgatgcagcaggcagcaccGCTAGCCTTGTGACTGTGACAAGCGTCGCTGGCATTCACAAGCTTAAGATCAGGTGAGTCCAAAGAGGGCTGTCACCATTTATTTTCCAGCAGGTGACTGCATGGCAGCCTGAGGCTGAGGACCTCTCATGGCAGGCTCCCAACAGCCCTGTATGGTGCTGCCTGCATTTAgtccaggcagctcctgggcCTCTGCTGAGGTGCTTGGCCCAGGGGTCACAGCTCCGGCACCCCCTCTGCCACACGGAGCCATGGGGCTGCCCTTCCCCGGGGGCTGCTCCCCACGATCCACAACCCACGTCAATGCCTCGGAGGCCCTGCCACGTCGCTGCCTCTGCAGTGATGCAGGGGACGCGCTTCCCTCTGCATTGCTGGGGTGTGGTGCCAGCCCACAGCCACCCGGCGTGGGAAAACAGCAAGCTTTTGCGTGACAGAAGCAATGCAGCACCACTCTCAGCCAAGCAGCTTAGTCTGAGGTGATTCAAGATGCAAGAAGACAGCAAGCAGCGAGCTGCCTCTCCTTTCCTTGAGAGATACGCTCCCATCGTgtttgctttgctctccagcctctcaaGGTGTGTGGACTTTGTCAGAGATGAAAGCGCTGTGCCTGGGTTCTGCCACCGAGTGCTGCGTGCTTCGCTGGCAAGGCTTTCTCTCTTTGACAGGCTTGCCTGCCAAAGAAAAAACCCATAGCCAAACAATTGCTTTGACTACAATTTTTTGCACAACCCCACAAACACCTTGCTTAGGGCTCTGATGGATGGTCTCTGTTATATAGGGAGCGTGAGGCTCGCGGCCATGGCCAAGGAGGGTGTTTGCTGTCCGCATTGCTCGTTCAGGTTCGAGCAGGGCCCAGTGCTACTTCTCTTGGACTGGTGTCAGGAGTTGCCCGGTCCAGGATGGCTCAAGGTGGCAGCGAGGTTTGTGAACAACACTGGCTGTGCATCCTAACATGGTTTCCACAGAAAGGCTGGGCTCGATGGCAGTGTAAGTATGTGTCATCAAGGGTAGAGGGTAAAACCGCATTTTTACGTACTGGATCCTGGCCTTTATCTAAGGTGGGTATGTTCACCTGACCCTTCTCAGGGTAAGCCAACGCTTGTGTCACTGGCATGATTAATGTGTGGTCAGCCCCGAGGATTGGCCAAATTGGTCCTGCTCCTACCACATTCACGTATTCCACTGCAAGAAAAGTTTTCCACTTCTACGAGAGGACGTGGAGTGAAAACCAAGCATCCATCTGGGCTGCTCATGGCAACAGCCCTCACGCAGAgagagctgctcctgccctgcctgggcagCAGACGGTGACGGCTTTGCCTCGTTGGCTCTCGTGCTCCAGGTTTCCTGGGCAATACGCCTCCCTGGGCACCGCAGGCTGGACATGCTCGCTTAGGCACCCTGGCAGTCTGCCCATAGGCACTCGCGTCTCCTCTGCTTTTAGTCCAGAGGCTCGTTTCACAAACGTCTGGGTGTGTTTCTTGCCAAACTGGTGTCTGCCCCACCTGCTGGGGTAAGTGCAATTGGAGGGGGGTCCCTGGGCTTCGGGAGGGATGGGCTGTCTCCCGCAGCTGGCCTGCCCACCTGGGGAAATGGGCTCTGACACGCAGCCAGGTGATGTGGTGAGCTCAGCCCAGGGGAACGGGGGAAGACAGGCCCCTGGGTAGGAGCTGGGTGCTGAGGGGGCCTGCCTGGGCTAGCACATGCTTCGTGAAGGGGCTTGCACCTCTTGTACCCTGGGGGGCACGGTCCTGCTGGGCTGAGGCTGCATGAGCAGGGCAAGAGGAGCCTTATGCAAAAGGTTCTCCAGAGACCAAAAGAtccctgctggggctgggaaggTCCCTGTGTCCAAGGTAGGCAGATGGGAACAGGAACCTGTGGCTATAGGGCAAGGAGAGCTatgagcagggatgggggagcactgggaaggagGGTGGGAGCTCAAGGGCTTCCTTGGGCTGAGCATGGGCTCCAGCAGGGCATAcacaacccaaacaaacaggTGAGAATAGGAAAAGGGCTTATTTGtggggaaggaagcagaaattgTGCCTGTACCTTAAAATGGGAGTGAGGGGAGAAATGTCTTCTACTTGAGAAAGCACTGAAGAGCTTTTTGTAGCACACTGTAGGATGAGATATGACAAGCTGATGCTTCCCGTGTGATCCAGTTATTTAATGCAATGTGCAGTCCTTGGCAGTGTTAGTGCTTACCCATTActgttaaaacattaaaaggTTAAACTATAAATAGCTTCTACTCTTCAGCAGCTCCAAAGCTATGTTTCTGGCTTCTTTATGTATTTATGTGTACGCAtagatatgtgtgtgtatacctATATTTAAAGGCAAGCAGCAGACAACAGAGTTTTGTGAAATAGTCATACTGAATGTCTAAAATGCTACCATTTCTAGTTTACACTACTAGTGGAAACAAGCAGTGTGCCCTCAAAAATACCCCTGCTGGGAGAAAGATAAAACTTTCTTGAGGGCAGAactcaagaaaaacaaaacaatgactCAATTTcttgagggaagggaaaaaaaaaagaaaaaaaagaggcaaatatATGCCTGAAAGAAAGACCAGAAACTAAATCCCTAATTATACCCCGCAGTAAGCTGTTAGAAACTGGCAgcagtgggagggaaggaggcaaaCCTGATCTCAGTGAGCTTGAGCATAATCTGCTCTAACCATACTTAAAATGCCTTTTGTGTGGGAAAGGAAGGTTCTGGGATTCTCTGACACACGCTTTGTACTGCACTTACCTAATCCATTCAAACGGTCAGGGTTGAAGTTACAGACAAGTGTAGAAGTTTCACCTGGCCAGCACCAAAATTCAAAGACACCTCGGTTTGTCTGCCTCTGAACACAGAGTCTTTGTAACTAAACTGCTGAGCCAGTATTACAGTTTGGGGAATACAGATACTCTTCAAAAGGCTATAAAAGTGTAACAGTCTATTGCTTGTAATTACATTTCAGCTCAAAGACTTTTCAATGCCAGCATAAaatgcaaagatatttttttcacGGTTGTAGCAGGGTTGGGGTTTGGAGAGTGAAGAGGATTTGGGGGTTGCTCTTAGTATTTTGTACTTACTCAGCCTTAGCACACTGTGTAATGGAACTGACCTTGAGGAGAAAGTGAAAGATCTTAGTAGCTGAACTgactgaaagggaaaagcaggttTATTACAGGGAATTAGAGAAAACTGATTTCTTGATGGAACAGTTTGGTTCCTAGAGGACATGTAGCTGCCTTGCTGGTGTGGGGTTTTAAACTGTTGCAGACTGGATCCATAAAGGTCTTTAAGTGCACAATTTTCATCAAATTGCCCGTGTGGCCGTAAAAATCCATAAAGACTTGTGCTTTTACAATTGAGGTTAGGTAGATTCAGTAAAGGAAGGGTTTGGGCATGCCCCTGAAGGGCCAGCCTCTGTACCAGGGTGAGCGGGTAACTGCTTAGCTTGTGTTCAAGGCCCACCAGAATCCATGGACTAAGCACTTCTCCGGGCTTACTCCAGTAGGCATTTCTCACCACATCTGCCTGGGAGCAAACTCCAGCCTGAACAGGGCTCTCAGTCCCTCTTGTTCAAGTTGTTCCTTCCTCAGTCTTTCATGATGCCAACGTTTAACCCTACTCCTTATGTTGGTTAAGGATTTCTATGGGACTCTAGCTTCCAGCTAAGGCTGTCTCCTACAAGCGACTCCTTTGCCCTAGGCTGCCTTTTTGCTTTGACAGTACTATATTGATTACAAGCATGCGAGAGGTTCAGGTTTTGATCTCTTTCTAAAACTAAACCTTGATCCACCCTATCTTGGGCAAGTGCTCCAACTACCTGAGTACTGGGTAAAAGGAGGGGCTGGTTAATGCTTTTTGTTATTATATATTAGAAGTCGGGGCTGTAGGTAATTTCTTCAGGATGTAGAATACAACTCAattcctttctctgctgagaAGGAGAATCCTTGTCCTGTCCCTCCAAAACTGCTTTTACTGCTTTATCAACTGTTCCTTTCAACATCAAGAAGTTCTCAGGACTTTTAGTTGTGCTTGTTTTGCTGTCTAATGCGCCTCCTGTGTGCTGTGAACTTTGTAGATGGAAAACCTTCTGGTAGAATATCTTCTAAGAACAATACAAGTGAATTGGCTGTTCCTAGATCATTAAAGCTGATGGTTTTCACCTGCTGGGATCTTTAATTTTCCacctgctgaaatcagtggaagcTTTTGGCTCTAATCTGAAAGCTTGCCAGTTAGTATGTGTCTCCCTAACTTCACCCACCTTTCTCAGGTGGTACCAGAGCATGGCTCTTGTTAAACAAGTTGGATTTCTTTTATGAACACAAAGGGTTTAACACAGTGCTGAGTAAGCTTCTAATGGCTTTCCATATGCCCTTAAGCTTGTTCTTCATCTGCAATAGCAGATTAAGTTGGTGGTATCTAGCTTGCGGCTTCCCCACCCAGTAGAAGTAATCATTACAAACAACTGCTTAGGTCAGGTCACAACTAAACGCCTACACTGAAAGCATCTCATATACAGGTGGCATCCCAAACTAGTCCCCCGAAATTGGTCTTGACTGTGAACAGTCAGTCAGGACACCACAGCTTGTGATGTGTCCTTTTTCAGTCCCCTTCAGAGTGGGAAGGGTCAAAGTTGCACTCATCTCACCGGACTACGGCAGACGTAAAGCTTACAGGGAATTGCAATTTAGCCCAATCAAAAGAGTCACTGGAGGGGTATCTTTCAGGGTGGTTCTCTCAAGAAAATCTGAGAATGGCTTGATGAACAGAACAAAAGACAGAACTTGTCCTGATAATCTCCTAGGGCAAAGACATGAAAGAGATCAGGACAATACTCATGAAATGTACACACACCACCttgaaatttctttcaaagaaaacatcttttattatttctcataTGTGCTAGATCAAAGAAGCAGCTGAGTCAAAATTAATATGAAATCTAAAACCATCACAATTTGTGATTTCTCTGTGTGACATGTAATCACTCTGTTACAATATACATTACATAATCTGAAACATTACCCATTTATCGGAGAGGAAAAAGACACACCAGGATTAAGATTGGAAGAAAGGGGACAGTAGTGTTATATGACTCCCTGAATACCAGGCTAATAGTTGCATGTGTCTTGTGGAATAAAGGAATTGACCTCTCTGGCCTCCATGTTATTCCATGACATAAAAGCTCTCTGCTTCAGATCCAAACCAAGGTCTATCCTTCGTCTGGTTCCTCCCCGCTACTCTCAGTTGCCTCACCTCGCTGCATGCTCTCACGCTTTAGGCTTGACTAAAACCCATCCATCTGTGGAAGAGGGAGTTGATAGGATCGGGTCTTCACCATGTTTGTTGCACAGGGCAGTGTACCGTATAAATATTAAGGTACTAGGTCAGCAAGTGAAGTCCCTCTCCTGCTTGGTCCCATAATCTGCACAGAAGTATGCTTGCTCCAAATTAGAGAAATACAGCTTCAGAAATGCCACTTCTGCACAATACATGAGACAAAGGAAAGGTTTTGTTCCAGCCACACTCAAAGCTAATTCCCAGAAGCTGCAATTCCAAGGA
Encoded here:
- the TMEM121B gene encoding transmembrane protein 121B, whose translation is MTAAELYGAAAAGGGAAGGGAVAGALLGPGGAAGGRRWGFQALSLVLLLGQGALLDLYLIAVTDLYWCSWIATDLVLAAGWGIFFCRNSRARRRERPPPPPGPPPPHPLLLHGPPGGRGAGGRGVGAPARGGDFAYAHLAWLIYSIAFTPKAALILGTSILELIELRLPLGTTGFRITLALSAPLLYCLLRAIGTEGAGQLLLPPQPPPQHRAAAAFLATCLDLLDSFSLLELVLQPGRPVPLPAPLRYLLIAVYFLCLASPVLWLYELSAARPPGAARLALHLLLPAGLLDAPLLALRCLLLLRYQQPLSLFMLKNLFFLACRGLEALETCCLLRPAAAPPPAKYGPAAPGAAAAAPLAHGLSDADVGPHGYVNALAVTAQG